The Zobellia alginiliquefaciens genome contains a region encoding:
- a CDS encoding SGNH/GDSL hydrolase family protein, translating to MKKQLLLIIALCGILVGFEQDTKPNVLIIGDSISIGYTPYVKTALQDRANVFHNEGNAQHTGTGLEKIEEWLGETQWDIIHFNWGLWDLCYRHPDSKESGNRDKRNGTVTYTPTEYGENLEKLVVRLKKTKAKLIFATTSYVPKGEVGRVVKSDNLYNKVALAVMKKHGITVNDIHSFAKKVHRKHASGQGDVHYTKKGYKLLSEPVVRSIEKHLKSI from the coding sequence ATGAAAAAACAATTACTTCTGATTATCGCATTATGTGGAATTTTAGTAGGTTTTGAACAGGACACCAAGCCTAACGTTCTCATTATAGGCGACTCCATTTCTATAGGCTATACTCCCTATGTAAAAACGGCTTTGCAGGATAGGGCCAATGTATTCCACAATGAAGGCAATGCCCAACACACCGGTACTGGTCTAGAGAAAATAGAAGAGTGGTTGGGAGAAACACAATGGGATATTATTCATTTTAATTGGGGCCTATGGGATTTGTGTTATCGACATCCTGACTCAAAAGAGAGCGGCAATAGAGATAAGAGAAACGGAACCGTTACTTACACTCCAACGGAATATGGTGAAAATCTCGAAAAGCTGGTTGTTCGTTTGAAAAAAACAAAAGCCAAACTAATTTTCGCTACCACCAGTTATGTGCCAAAAGGAGAGGTAGGTCGTGTTGTAAAATCTGATAATCTATATAACAAAGTGGCTTTAGCGGTTATGAAAAAACACGGCATCACCGTTAATGATATACATAGTTTCGCAAAAAAAGTACATAGAAAACACGCTTCAGGTCAAGGTGATGTACACTATACAAAAAAAGGTTACAAACTTCTTTCCGAACCCGTTGTAAGAAGTATAGAAAAACATCTAAAATCCATTTGA